In a genomic window of Vigna angularis cultivar LongXiaoDou No.4 chromosome 6, ASM1680809v1, whole genome shotgun sequence:
- the LOC108319742 gene encoding uncharacterized protein LOC108319742: protein MAPRPPPQPTEHDAPDNNRLLESVIEALQQQNAALVQQNTAALQSLKAARANSEATQRQLMEIIATTRNTSGASTSNAIHQTEWSLESFLQHHPVKFNGKCLPDEADQWLRDMERIYNAKRCPDDNRLEFTKYLLTGEANHWWTSMKMILADAQSPISWEVFRSKFNEEYFPDSVRFAKEVEFRQLVQGGMSVLEYTNKFKHLVRFNTMVTSEEWQCKVLEKNVVEVEQQKKQQQVVRGPVLSRGNTNLRRNPYARPTQPSNSSGSQAVVAVRRSGPQGTVTCFQCGGPHYRSSCPQLVGGKYCTRCRRNGHF, encoded by the exons ATGGCACCAAGACCTCCTCCTCAACCTACCGAGCATGATGCACCCGACAACAACAGATTATTAGAATCTGTAATAGAAGCTTTACAGCAGCAGAACGCTGCCTTGGTGCAGCAAAACACGGCCGCTTTGCAGAGTTTGAAAGCCGCACGAGCCAACTCTGAAGCGACCCAACGACAGTTGATGGAGATTATCGCGACCACCAGGAACACCTCTGGAGCGTCCACTTCCAATGCTATCCATCAGACCGagtggagcttggagagttttctccaaCATCACCCAGTCAAATTCAACGGAAAGTGCCTTCCTGATGAGGCAGATCAGTGGCTGCGTGATATGGAGCGGATCTACAATGCCAAGAGGTGTCCTGATGATAATAGACTGGAGTTCACAAAATATCTCTTAACTGGGGAAGCCAATCATTGGTGGACGAGCATGAAGATGATACTAGCGGATGCTCAAAGTCCTATCTCTTGGGAAGTCTTCAGAAGCAAGTTCAATGAGGAGTATTTTCCTGATAGCGTCCGTTTTGCCAAAGAGGTGGAGTTTCGTCAGCTAGTGCAAGGTGGGATGTCCGTTTTGGAATACACCAACAAGTTCAAGCACTTAGTGAGATTCAACACTATGGTCACCAGTGAGGAATGGCAGT GCAAGGTATTGGAGAAGAACGTGGTAGAGGTAGAACAACAGAAGAAGCAACAACAGGTGGTGAGGGGACCGGTATTGTCTAGAGGCAATACGAATTTGAGAAGGAATccttacgctcgtccaacaCAGCCATCGAATTCAAGCGGGTCTCAGGCAGTAGTTGCTGTCAGACGGTCTGGACCGCAAGGGACCGTAACATGTTTtcagtgtggaggaccacactacCGTTCGTCGTGTCCTCAGTTAGTAGGGGGAAAGTATTGCACTCGCTGCAGGAGGAACGGACATTTTTAG